One window of Pseudomonas urmiensis genomic DNA carries:
- the pgi gene encoding glucose-6-phosphate isomerase, which translates to MAYYRTPHDVTALPAWQALVQHRDAMQGFSMREAFAADSKRFDQFSLSSCGLFLDYSKNLITEQTRELLVNLANEVDLAQAIESMFNGEIINASEGRPVLHTALRRPVGDKLSVNGVNVMPEVHKVLNQITELVGRIHDGLWRGYSEKPITDVVNIGIGGSFLGPELVSEALLPYAQRGVRCHYLANIDGSEFHELSANLRAETTLFIVSSKSFNTLETLKNAMAARTWYLAQGGSEAELYRHFIAVSSNKAAAVAFGIREENIFPMWDWVGGRYSLWSAIGLPIALAIGTANFKELLSGAYTMDQHFQTAPFDKNMPVLLALLGVWYGNFWGANSHAILPYDHYLRNITKHLQQLDMESNGKSVLQDGTPVKTETGPVIWGGVGCNGQHAYHQLLHQGTHLIPADFIVPVVSFNPVADHHQWLYANCLSQSQALMLGKTREEAEAELRGKGLNEADIDKLAPHKVIPGNRPSNTLVVERISPRRLGALVAMYEHKVFVQSVVWGINAFDQWGVELGKELGKGVYQRLVGAQEESAEDGSTQGLINYFRGRHRG; encoded by the coding sequence ATGGCGTATTACCGTACCCCCCATGATGTGACGGCGCTGCCCGCTTGGCAGGCGCTTGTGCAACACCGCGACGCCATGCAGGGCTTCAGCATGCGCGAAGCCTTCGCTGCCGATTCCAAGCGCTTCGACCAGTTTTCCCTGAGCAGTTGCGGGTTGTTCCTCGACTACTCGAAAAACCTGATTACCGAGCAGACCCGCGAGCTGCTGGTCAACCTGGCCAATGAAGTCGATCTTGCCCAGGCCATCGAGTCGATGTTCAACGGCGAAATCATCAACGCCTCGGAAGGACGCCCGGTGCTGCATACCGCGCTGCGCCGCCCGGTGGGCGACAAGCTCAGCGTCAATGGCGTCAACGTGATGCCTGAGGTGCACAAGGTCCTCAACCAGATCACCGAGCTGGTCGGCCGCATCCACGATGGCCTGTGGCGCGGATACAGCGAAAAGCCGATCACCGATGTGGTCAACATCGGCATCGGTGGCTCGTTCCTCGGCCCGGAGCTGGTTTCCGAAGCCCTGCTGCCCTACGCCCAGCGCGGGGTACGCTGCCATTACCTGGCGAACATCGACGGCAGTGAATTCCATGAGCTGTCGGCCAACCTGCGCGCCGAAACCACGCTGTTCATCGTCTCGTCGAAGTCGTTCAACACCCTCGAGACCTTGAAGAACGCCATGGCCGCACGGACCTGGTACCTGGCCCAAGGCGGCTCCGAGGCCGAGCTGTATCGCCACTTCATCGCCGTCTCGAGCAACAAGGCCGCCGCCGTGGCCTTCGGTATTCGCGAAGAGAACATCTTCCCCATGTGGGACTGGGTCGGCGGGCGCTACTCGCTGTGGTCGGCCATCGGCTTGCCGATCGCCCTGGCCATCGGCACCGCCAACTTCAAAGAACTGCTGTCTGGCGCCTACACCATGGACCAGCACTTCCAGACCGCGCCGTTCGACAAGAACATGCCGGTCCTGCTGGCCCTGCTCGGCGTCTGGTACGGCAATTTCTGGGGCGCCAACAGCCACGCGATCCTGCCATACGACCACTACCTGCGTAACATCACCAAGCACCTGCAACAGCTGGACATGGAGTCCAACGGCAAGAGCGTGCTGCAAGACGGCACCCCGGTGAAAACCGAGACTGGCCCGGTGATCTGGGGTGGTGTGGGTTGCAACGGTCAGCACGCTTATCACCAGTTGCTGCACCAAGGCACCCACTTGATCCCGGCGGACTTCATCGTCCCTGTGGTGAGCTTCAATCCGGTCGCCGACCATCACCAGTGGCTGTACGCCAACTGCCTGTCGCAGAGCCAGGCGCTGATGCTCGGCAAGACCCGCGAAGAGGCTGAGGCCGAACTGCGCGGCAAAGGCCTGAACGAAGCGGACATCGACAAGCTCGCGCCGCACAAGGTGATCCCGGGCAACCGCCCGAGCAACACCTTGGTAGTCGAGCGCATCAGTCCGCGCCGCCTCGGCGCACTGGTGGCGATGTATGAGCACAAGGTGTTCGTGCAAAGCGTGGTGTGGGGCATCAACGCCTTCGATCAGTGGGGCGTGGAACTGGGCAAAGAACTCGGCAAGGGTGTTTACCAGCGTCTGGTGGGCGCTCAGGAAGAGTCCGCCGAAGACGGCTCTACCCAAGGCTTGATCAACTACTTCCGTGGGCGTCACCGCGGCTGA
- a CDS encoding oxygenase MpaB family protein, with amino-acid sequence MEALRRRIETQVMSLTGLALGQLDLESPKGDPGLFGPKSISWQVHGDFPSMLVGGISALMLQLLHPLALAGVWDHSNFRQDLLGRLRRTSQFISGTTFGSTRDAQWLIDKVRTIHLQVVGTAADGRPYAASDPDLLTWVHVAEVSSFLAAHLRYRNPHLSRADQDAYYDEIALIAERLGARNVPRSCQQIDDYLQRMRPHLQCDARSLEVVSILLKAPAPSRLAEPVGKLMLQAGIDLLPDWGRDMLGLHQGQLRSRMIRLGIARTAPVLRWAMRDSSAHRARRRMGID; translated from the coding sequence ATGGAAGCCTTACGCCGTCGTATCGAAACCCAGGTCATGAGCCTCACCGGGTTGGCCCTCGGCCAGCTCGACCTGGAATCGCCCAAAGGCGACCCTGGCTTGTTCGGACCCAAGAGCATCAGCTGGCAGGTGCATGGCGACTTCCCCAGCATGCTGGTAGGCGGCATTAGTGCGCTGATGCTGCAACTGCTGCATCCGCTGGCGTTGGCCGGGGTATGGGATCACTCCAACTTTCGTCAGGACTTGCTGGGTCGCTTGCGCCGCACCAGCCAGTTCATCTCCGGCACCACCTTTGGCTCGACCCGGGATGCCCAATGGTTGATCGACAAGGTGCGCACCATCCACCTGCAAGTGGTCGGCACCGCTGCCGATGGCCGCCCGTATGCCGCCAGTGATCCCGACCTGCTGACCTGGGTACATGTGGCCGAGGTCAGCAGTTTTCTTGCCGCGCACCTGCGTTACCGCAACCCCCATCTGTCTCGCGCCGACCAGGACGCGTATTACGATGAGATCGCACTGATCGCCGAGCGCCTTGGGGCACGTAACGTGCCTCGCTCCTGCCAGCAGATCGACGACTACCTGCAACGCATGCGCCCGCACCTGCAGTGCGACGCCCGTAGCCTTGAGGTAGTGAGCATTCTGCTCAAGGCCCCTGCCCCCAGCCGTCTGGCTGAGCCTGTGGGCAAGCTCATGCTGCAAGCGGGCATCGACCTGCTGCCGGACTGGGGCCGGGACATGCTCGGTCTGCACCAGGGGCAATTGCGCAGTCGCATGATCCGCCTGGGCATAGCCCGCACCGCGCCGGTCTTGCGCTGGGCCATGCGCGACAGCTCGGCGCATCGGGCCAGGCGGCGCATGGGCATCGACTAA
- a CDS encoding polynucleotide adenylyltransferase PcnB, with protein sequence MLKKLFQSFRPPTGGQHHRRTTPEVINKSQHSLQRSQFSRHAVSIVDRLQAAGYQAYLVGGCVRDLLLGINPKDFDVATSATPEQIRAEFRNARIIGRRFKLVHVHFGREIIEVATFRAHHSDEGEGDSHRSSHNASGRILRDNVYGTLEEDAQRRDFTINALYYDPVSERILDYANGIHDIRNRLLRLIGDPVHRYQEDPVRMLRAVRFAAKLDFGIEKHTVKPIRELAPLLREIPAARLFEESLKLFLSGQGAIVFEMLVDLELFEPLFPGSSHALEERPTYTHTLISQALANTDLRVKQGKPVTPAFLFAALLWPALPGRALYLQSQGVPPIPAMNQAAHDLIAEQCQRIAIPKRFTLPIREIWDMQERLPRRSGKRADMLLDNPRFRAGYDFLLLRESAGEETEELGQWWTDYQEANDSERRDMIRDLGNRDDGAGAAPRKRKRSGSKRKRSGDEAFD encoded by the coding sequence ATGCTGAAGAAGCTGTTCCAGTCATTCCGTCCGCCCACCGGTGGTCAACACCACAGGCGCACCACGCCTGAAGTGATCAACAAGAGCCAGCACTCGCTGCAACGCAGCCAGTTCAGCCGCCATGCGGTAAGCATCGTCGACCGCCTGCAGGCCGCCGGCTATCAGGCCTACCTGGTCGGTGGCTGCGTGCGCGACTTGCTACTGGGGATCAACCCCAAGGACTTCGACGTCGCCACCAGCGCCACCCCCGAACAGATCCGTGCCGAGTTCCGCAACGCCCGGATCATTGGCCGTCGCTTCAAGCTGGTCCACGTGCATTTCGGCCGTGAGATCATCGAAGTCGCCACCTTCCGCGCCCATCATTCGGACGAAGGCGAAGGCGATAGCCATCGCTCGTCGCACAATGCCAGCGGTCGCATCCTGCGTGACAACGTCTACGGCACCTTGGAAGAAGACGCGCAGCGCCGCGACTTCACCATCAATGCGCTGTACTACGATCCGGTCAGCGAGCGCATTCTCGACTACGCCAACGGTATCCATGACATCCGCAACCGCCTGTTGCGCTTGATTGGCGACCCGGTCCATCGCTACCAGGAAGACCCCGTGCGCATGCTGCGCGCCGTGCGTTTCGCCGCCAAGCTCGACTTCGGCATCGAAAAGCACACGGTCAAGCCGATTCGTGAGCTGGCGCCACTGCTGCGCGAGATTCCCGCTGCCCGCCTGTTCGAGGAGAGCCTCAAGCTGTTCCTCTCCGGCCAAGGCGCAATCGTCTTTGAAATGCTGGTCGACCTGGAGTTGTTCGAGCCGCTGTTCCCAGGCAGCAGCCATGCCCTGGAAGAGCGTCCGACCTATACCCATACACTGATCAGCCAGGCACTGGCCAACACCGACCTGCGCGTCAAGCAAGGCAAGCCGGTTACCCCCGCCTTCCTCTTCGCCGCCCTGCTCTGGCCAGCCCTGCCGGGCCGCGCGCTGTATCTGCAAAGCCAAGGCGTGCCGCCAATCCCGGCCATGAACCAGGCCGCGCACGACTTGATCGCCGAGCAGTGCCAGCGTATCGCTATCCCGAAACGCTTCACCCTGCCGATCCGCGAGATCTGGGACATGCAGGAGCGCCTGCCGCGCCGCAGCGGCAAACGCGCCGACATGCTGCTCGACAACCCTCGTTTCCGTGCCGGCTACGACTTCCTGCTGCTGCGTGAAAGCGCAGGCGAGGAAACCGAAGAACTCGGCCAATGGTGGACTGACTACCAGGAAGCCAACGACAGCGAGCGTCGCGACATGATCCGCGACCTGGGCAACCGTGACGATGGCGCCGGTGCCGCCCCACGCAAACGCAAGCGCAGCGGCTCCAAGCGCAAGCGCAGCGGTGACGAGGCCTTTGACTGA
- the acs gene encoding acetate--CoA ligase, with translation MFDLSKYPTALAVSQSAQLTVDDYQRLYRQSVDDPDNFWAEQAKRLDWIKPWTRVQQSDLKTGEARWFDSGQLNVSYNCIDRHLAKRGEQTALLWEGDDPQDSNAISYRELHRQVCRLANALKARGVNKGDRVCIYMPMIPEAAYAMLACARIGAIHSVVFGGFSPDALRDRILDADCRTVITADEGVRGGKRIALKQNVDKALASCPNVSSVFVVRRTGGEVAWDNNRDLWYHTATELAGDDCPPEPMEAEDPLFILYTSGSTGKPKGVLHTTGGYLLQATLTFKVVFDYRDGEVFWCTADVGWVTGHSYIVYGPLANGAISLMFEGVPNYPDTSRFWQVVDKHQVNIFYTAPTALRALMREGSGPLQSTSRKSLRLLGSVGEPINPEAWEWYFEEVGQKRCPIVDTWWQTETGGIMLSPLPGNPQLKPGCATQPLFGVQPVLLDEQGKLIEGAGAGLLAIKASWPGQIRSVYGDHQRMVDTYFKPLPGYYFTGDGARRDADGDYWITGRVDDVINVSGHRIGTAEVESALVLHDSIAEAAVVGYPHDLKGQGIYAFVTPMNGVDPDDTLKAELLALVSKEIGSFAKPEMIQWAPALPKTRSGKIMRRILRKIACNELDNLGDTSTLADPSVVQGLIDKRLNQ, from the coding sequence ATGTTCGATCTCAGCAAATACCCCACCGCCTTGGCCGTCAGCCAGTCCGCACAGCTGACTGTGGACGATTACCAACGCCTCTACCGCCAGTCGGTAGACGACCCAGACAACTTCTGGGCCGAGCAGGCCAAACGCCTGGATTGGATCAAACCCTGGACCCGCGTGCAGCAGTCAGACCTGAAAACCGGCGAGGCGCGCTGGTTCGACAGTGGCCAACTGAACGTCAGCTACAACTGCATCGACCGTCACTTGGCCAAGCGCGGCGAGCAGACCGCGCTGCTCTGGGAAGGTGACGATCCGCAAGATTCGAACGCCATCAGCTACCGCGAACTGCACCGGCAAGTCTGCCGCCTGGCCAACGCGCTCAAGGCCCGCGGCGTGAACAAAGGCGATCGGGTATGCATCTATATGCCGATGATCCCTGAAGCGGCCTACGCCATGCTCGCCTGCGCTCGCATCGGCGCGATTCACTCGGTGGTCTTCGGCGGCTTCTCCCCCGATGCCCTGCGCGACCGTATTCTCGATGCCGATTGCCGCACCGTGATCACCGCCGACGAAGGCGTACGCGGTGGCAAACGTATCGCGCTCAAACAAAACGTCGACAAGGCCCTAGCCAGCTGCCCCAACGTCAGCAGCGTGTTCGTGGTGCGGCGCACCGGTGGCGAAGTCGCCTGGGACAACAACCGCGACCTCTGGTACCACACCGCGACCGAACTGGCTGGCGACGACTGCCCGCCTGAGCCAATGGAAGCTGAAGACCCGCTGTTCATCCTGTACACCTCCGGCAGCACCGGCAAACCCAAAGGAGTGCTGCACACCACCGGCGGTTACCTGCTGCAAGCCACGCTGACCTTCAAGGTGGTGTTCGATTACCGTGACGGCGAGGTGTTCTGGTGCACTGCCGATGTCGGCTGGGTCACTGGCCACAGCTATATCGTCTACGGCCCATTGGCCAATGGGGCGATCTCGCTGATGTTCGAGGGCGTGCCCAACTACCCGGACACCTCGCGGTTCTGGCAGGTGGTCGACAAGCATCAGGTGAACATCTTCTACACCGCGCCAACCGCCCTGCGCGCGCTGATGCGCGAAGGCTCAGGCCCACTGCAAAGCACCTCGAGGAAAAGCCTGCGGCTGCTTGGCAGCGTCGGCGAGCCGATCAACCCGGAAGCTTGGGAATGGTACTTCGAGGAGGTTGGGCAGAAGCGCTGCCCGATCGTCGATACCTGGTGGCAGACCGAAACCGGCGGCATCATGCTCAGCCCGCTGCCAGGCAACCCGCAGCTCAAGCCAGGCTGCGCCACCCAGCCGCTGTTTGGTGTGCAGCCGGTGCTGCTGGACGAGCAGGGCAAGCTGATCGAGGGCGCAGGCGCTGGGCTGCTGGCGATCAAGGCCAGCTGGCCTGGACAGATTCGCAGTGTGTATGGCGACCATCAGCGCATGGTCGACACTTATTTCAAGCCGTTGCCCGGCTACTACTTCACCGGTGACGGCGCCCGCCGCGACGCCGATGGCGACTACTGGATCACCGGGCGGGTCGACGATGTGATCAACGTCTCCGGCCACCGCATCGGCACTGCCGAGGTGGAAAGCGCGCTGGTGCTGCACGACAGCATCGCCGAGGCGGCCGTGGTCGGTTACCCTCACGATCTCAAGGGGCAAGGCATCTACGCCTTCGTCACGCCGATGAATGGGGTCGACCCTGACGATACTCTCAAGGCTGAACTGCTGGCACTGGTCAGCAAGGAGATCGGCAGCTTCGCCAAGCCCGAGATGATCCAGTGGGCGCCTGCCCTGCCCAAGACCCGTTCGGGCAAGATCATGCGGCGTATACTGCGCAAGATCGCCTGCAACGAGCTGGACAACCTGGGCGATACCTCGACCTTGGCCGACCCCAGCGTGGTCCAGGGCTTGATCGACAAACGCCTCAACCAATGA
- the folK gene encoding 2-amino-4-hydroxy-6-hydroxymethyldihydropteridine diphosphokinase: MSSRAYIGLGSNLADPAEQLRNALDALDKAEGTRLAGVSSFYASDSLLPGQPRYTNAVAALDTSLAPLQLLDALQAIENEQGRVRQERWGPRTLDLDVLLFADQVIDIPRLKVPHYHMQARPFVLYPLAELVPADFTLADGRRLAELLEDCPFVGLERL, encoded by the coding sequence ATGAGCAGCCGCGCCTACATCGGCCTGGGCAGTAACCTGGCCGATCCCGCCGAACAGCTGCGCAATGCCCTCGATGCCTTGGACAAGGCCGAGGGCACCCGCCTGGCAGGCGTGTCGAGCTTCTATGCCAGTGACTCGCTGCTGCCAGGCCAGCCGCGCTACACCAATGCCGTGGCCGCGCTGGACACCTCGCTGGCCCCGCTGCAACTGCTCGATGCCTTGCAAGCGATCGAGAATGAGCAGGGCCGGGTCCGTCAGGAGCGCTGGGGGCCACGCACCCTCGACCTGGATGTACTGCTGTTCGCTGACCAGGTCATCGATATTCCCCGCCTGAAAGTGCCGCATTACCACATGCAGGCGCGCCCCTTCGTGCTCTACCCGCTGGCCGAACTGGTCCCGGCGGATTTCACCCTCGCCGATGGCCGGCGCCTCGCCGAGCTGCTCGAAGACTGCCCGTTCGTCGGTCTGGAACGCCTGTAA
- the panB gene encoding 3-methyl-2-oxobutanoate hydroxymethyltransferase codes for MPEVTLTTLHGRKAKGEKITMLTCYDATFAKVASQAGVDVLLVGDSLGMVLQGHDSTLPVTTAEMAYHTACVKRGNDGALILADLPFMAHATAEQAFANCATLMQAGAHMIKLEGAAWLAETIRLLAERGVPVCAHMGLTPQTVNVLGGYKVQGRQEAQARQMRADAIALEQAGAAMLLLECVPSELAAEITQAVSIPVIGIGAGSATDGQVLVLHDMLGLSLSGRVPKFVKNFMVGQPDIHSALVAYVTAVRDVSFPASEHGFSA; via the coding sequence ATGCCTGAAGTAACCCTGACCACCCTGCACGGCCGTAAGGCCAAAGGTGAGAAAATCACCATGCTGACCTGCTACGACGCGACCTTCGCCAAGGTCGCCAGCCAGGCCGGTGTGGACGTACTGCTGGTGGGTGACTCGCTGGGCATGGTCCTGCAAGGTCACGACAGCACCCTGCCGGTCACTACCGCCGAGATGGCCTATCACACAGCCTGCGTCAAACGCGGCAATGACGGCGCGTTGATCCTTGCCGACCTGCCGTTCATGGCCCACGCCACCGCCGAACAGGCCTTTGCCAACTGCGCCACACTGATGCAGGCCGGCGCCCACATGATCAAACTCGAAGGTGCTGCCTGGCTGGCCGAAACCATCCGCCTGCTGGCCGAGCGCGGCGTGCCGGTGTGCGCGCACATGGGCTTGACCCCGCAAACTGTCAATGTACTGGGTGGCTACAAGGTCCAAGGCCGCCAGGAAGCCCAAGCGCGGCAGATGCGCGCTGACGCCATTGCCCTGGAGCAAGCCGGCGCGGCCATGCTGCTGCTCGAATGCGTACCCAGCGAGTTGGCGGCGGAGATCACCCAGGCGGTGAGCATTCCGGTCATTGGTATTGGTGCCGGCAGTGCAACTGACGGCCAGGTGCTGGTGCTGCACGACATGCTCGGCCTGTCCTTGAGCGGTCGCGTGCCGAAGTTCGTGAAGAACTTCATGGTCGGCCAGCCAGATATCCACAGTGCGCTGGTCGCCTATGTCACTGCGGTCAGAGACGTCAGCTTCCCCGCCAGCGAACACGGATTCAGCGCATGA
- a CDS encoding sigma-54-dependent transcriptional regulator: MPHILIVEDETIIRSALRRLLERNQYQVSEAGSVQEAQERFSIATFDLIVSDLRLPGAPGTELIKLGQGTPVLIMTSYASLRSAVDSMKMGAVDYIAKPFDHDEMLQAVARILRDRQNAPAAAPASAEPRANGKPGAADKGSNNAANGEIGIIGSCPPMQDMYSKIRKVAPTDSNVLIQGESGTGKELVARALHNLSRRAKAPMISVNCAAIPETLIESELFGHEKGAFTGASAGRAGLVEAADGGTLFLDEIGELPLEAQARLLRVLQEGEIRRVGSVQSQKVDVRLIAATHRDLKNLAKAGQFREDLYYRLHVIALKLPALRERGSDVNEIANAFLARQSARIGRDDLHFSHEAEQAIRHYSWPGNVRELENAVERAVILSESPEISAELLGIDIELSDLDDDDLLNNLPTISGVSANNASHEPTEDLSLEDYFQHFVLEHQDHMTETELARKLGVSRKCLWERRQRLGIPRRKSNATSDN; encoded by the coding sequence ATGCCGCATATTCTGATCGTCGAAGACGAAACCATCATCCGCTCGGCCTTGCGTCGACTGCTCGAGCGCAACCAGTACCAGGTCAGCGAAGCCGGCTCGGTGCAGGAAGCCCAGGAACGCTTCAGCATTGCCACCTTCGACCTGATCGTCAGCGATCTGCGTCTGCCTGGCGCGCCCGGCACCGAGCTGATCAAGCTCGGCCAGGGCACCCCGGTGCTGATCATGACCAGCTACGCCAGCCTGCGCTCGGCAGTCGACTCGATGAAGATGGGCGCGGTGGACTACATCGCCAAGCCCTTCGACCATGACGAGATGCTCCAGGCCGTGGCGCGGATTCTGCGCGACCGCCAGAACGCCCCCGCCGCGGCGCCAGCCAGCGCCGAGCCACGGGCCAATGGCAAGCCAGGCGCCGCCGACAAGGGCAGCAACAACGCCGCCAACGGCGAGATCGGCATCATCGGCTCGTGCCCGCCGATGCAGGATATGTACAGCAAGATCCGCAAGGTCGCCCCGACTGACTCCAATGTGTTGATCCAGGGCGAATCCGGCACCGGTAAAGAGCTGGTCGCCCGCGCCCTGCACAATCTATCGCGACGGGCCAAGGCGCCGATGATCTCGGTCAACTGCGCGGCCATCCCGGAAACCCTGATCGAGTCGGAGCTGTTCGGCCACGAGAAAGGCGCATTCACCGGCGCCAGCGCGGGTCGTGCCGGCCTGGTCGAAGCGGCCGACGGCGGGACGCTGTTCCTCGATGAAATCGGCGAACTGCCACTCGAAGCCCAGGCGCGTCTGCTGCGTGTGTTGCAGGAAGGCGAAATTCGCCGGGTCGGCTCAGTGCAGTCGCAGAAAGTCGATGTGCGCCTGATCGCAGCGACCCACCGCGACTTGAAGAACCTGGCCAAGGCTGGGCAGTTCCGCGAAGACCTTTATTACCGCCTGCACGTGATCGCCCTGAAGCTGCCGGCCCTGCGTGAGCGTGGCAGTGACGTCAATGAGATCGCCAATGCCTTCCTCGCCCGACAGAGCGCGCGCATCGGTCGCGATGACCTGCACTTCTCCCACGAAGCCGAGCAGGCCATTCGTCATTACAGCTGGCCGGGTAACGTGCGCGAGCTGGAAAACGCTGTCGAGCGCGCGGTTATTCTCAGCGAGAGCCCGGAAATTTCCGCCGAGCTGCTGGGCATCGACATCGAACTGAGCGATTTGGACGATGACGACCTGCTGAACAATCTGCCGACCATCAGCGGTGTCAGCGCCAACAACGCCAGCCATGAGCCGACCGAGGATCTGTCGCTGGAAGATTACTTCCAACATTTCGTCCTCGAACACCAGGACCACATGACCGAGACCGAGCTTGCCCGCAAGCTGGGTGTCAGCCGCAAGTGCCTGTGGGAACGCCGCCAGCGCCTGGGCATTCCACGGCGCAAGAGCAACGCTACCAGCGATAACTGA
- the panC gene encoding pantoate--beta-alanine ligase, producing MNTVKTVRELRAAVARARGEGKRIAFVPTMGNLHSGHAALVTKAAQRADFVVASIFVNPLQFGAGEDLDSYPRTLAADQERLLQAGCHLLFAPTVEEMYPDGMSVQTRVSVPQLSEGLCGASRPGHFEGVATVVSKLFNMVQPDLAVFGEKDFQQLAVIRAMVRDLNMPIQIIGEPTVRAEDGLALSSRNGYLSPEQRAAAPALYRELSAMADAIRHGQRDYAALIVAAQAQLLAAGFRPDYLEVRHALTLRPAMIDDRDVVVIAAAYLGTTRLIDNLYLHLDELTA from the coding sequence ATGAACACAGTCAAGACCGTGCGCGAGCTGCGCGCTGCCGTCGCCCGCGCGCGTGGCGAAGGCAAGCGCATCGCCTTCGTCCCGACCATGGGCAACCTGCACAGCGGCCATGCTGCGCTAGTGACCAAGGCCGCCCAGCGTGCTGATTTCGTGGTTGCCAGCATCTTCGTCAATCCGCTGCAGTTTGGCGCCGGCGAAGACCTCGACAGCTATCCACGGACCCTGGCCGCCGACCAGGAGCGCTTGCTCCAGGCTGGCTGCCACCTGCTATTCGCACCCACCGTCGAAGAGATGTACCCCGACGGCATGAGCGTGCAGACCCGGGTCAGCGTGCCGCAGTTGTCCGAAGGCTTGTGCGGCGCCAGCCGTCCTGGGCACTTCGAAGGTGTCGCAACCGTGGTCAGCAAGCTGTTCAACATGGTCCAGCCCGACCTTGCCGTATTCGGCGAGAAAGACTTCCAGCAGCTGGCGGTGATCCGCGCCATGGTGCGCGACCTGAACATGCCGATCCAGATCATCGGCGAGCCGACCGTGCGCGCCGAGGATGGCCTGGCACTGTCGTCGCGCAATGGTTACCTGAGCCCGGAGCAGCGCGCAGCGGCGCCGGCGCTGTATCGTGAACTGAGTGCGATGGCCGACGCCATTCGCCATGGTCAGCGCGACTATGCTGCGTTGATCGTTGCGGCTCAGGCGCAGCTGCTGGCAGCAGGTTTTCGCCCGGACTATCTGGAGGTGCGCCATGCACTGACCTTGCGTCCGGCGATGATCGATGATCGCGATGTGGTGGTAATTGCTGCAGCGTACCTGGGTACTACACGACTGATCGATAACCTGTACCTGCATCTGGATGAACTGACTGCCTAG